A region from the uncultured Holophaga sp. genome encodes:
- a CDS encoding exodeoxyribonuclease V subunit gamma has protein sequence MLKLSYSNQTEALLEQLAERLEGRAPWEPVHLVVPNGHLKEYVRTALARRLGIAANLRFCYLGGLAGLYLGEDAGRVLDATRLRVGLLGALEQPGLLQAEAMAPVKHYLEQDPGGLKRIQFTGELARVLEEYQLSRPEWTAAWRENRLVEGLEGADAWQCRLWREAVAFLDGQTPEPHLTLLEALQGGAGGPRRPRAIHAFALSHVAEAYQALYRAFVPLQDTTLHLYALNPCAEFWEDLRTGPALPRREELRRGAWDRSSEDFYGLASQGPRALRLWGRPGREHIRLLNEISDCDFCPGFREPTGDTLLARMQRDLLNYQEPDSTDAAPGPRGDKRDPSLRLLAAPSPRREAEIVATGIWRLLEDHQNTASPLTFSDIAVLVPPDSLELYQAHLQAAFTETHGIPMVPAGRDVPEMQELLEAAELLLELPTTGLTRAAVLRVIQHRAILREREGADPGAWPRWCEDYGIIRGADRSAWEGTYVDHDLLNWDQGLKRMSLGAFMGEGTELEVAGEGYRVMGAREEPSAAAFTSLVRGLCTQTRGLLETRKPPREWMEHLATYLESWLEQEEGEEAEGVLRALERIRRFLLRPFEGCPPELALIGFAAARELALEALAGLREEQPAGLARGVVVSTCEALRAVPFRAVFCMGLGEGSFPTRDQRSPLDLRRKGRKPGDVSRTERQKYTFLETLLSTREHLFLSYVAMDELSGEPAQPSGLLLEFRELLGAYLGPEWAPGKEGDPVLESHPLRRFDPCYFAAEGPFRSYAPLAWEEARARGLGEAARAAHQKLPLAVGDLEGLLPGDRHALREALALPVLPAAAPAPELLRLSLSDLRSFLECPLSGAARVRLGMRKEETGDRSLVEDEPFEQNSLESSSLRREVTLEALRSREEAGAVYERTLRRLQESGQAPLGLFADAQRQEDLALIRSWLEHLREEGAPATWRLGTNRGRQGQADHAEPALGLELTLGDRLQRVELVGDLRVQLGGSLYLEKGEPPITKSGDLAKGASADKLRKKALGAFLDHLVLSCVAEEHGGHRARFVFTEVKYAQQECCFTFPPLGPEEARAQLESWIVDLLSGRHDILMPIEAVIQHWSRRTLSSETILEYVEGELKNEERSFFSTLTGPVPDPLRYPPPGDPTTLAGRRLGAFLEVVCPIAPEENA, from the coding sequence ATGCTCAAACTCAGCTACTCCAACCAGACCGAGGCCCTGCTCGAGCAGCTGGCGGAGCGCCTGGAGGGCCGGGCCCCCTGGGAGCCGGTCCACCTCGTGGTGCCCAACGGGCACCTGAAGGAGTACGTCCGCACAGCGCTGGCCCGGCGCCTCGGCATCGCCGCCAACCTGCGCTTCTGCTATCTCGGGGGCCTGGCGGGACTCTACCTGGGCGAAGACGCCGGACGGGTCCTGGACGCAACCCGGCTCCGGGTCGGGCTCCTGGGGGCGCTGGAGCAGCCCGGGCTCCTCCAAGCGGAAGCCATGGCCCCCGTAAAACACTACCTGGAGCAGGATCCCGGGGGCCTCAAGCGCATCCAGTTCACCGGGGAACTGGCCCGGGTCCTGGAGGAATACCAGCTCAGCCGCCCCGAGTGGACCGCGGCCTGGCGGGAGAACCGGCTCGTGGAGGGGCTGGAGGGGGCGGACGCCTGGCAGTGTCGGCTCTGGCGGGAGGCGGTCGCCTTCCTGGACGGCCAGACGCCGGAACCCCACCTCACCCTCCTGGAGGCCCTCCAGGGCGGCGCGGGCGGGCCCCGGCGCCCCCGGGCCATCCACGCCTTCGCCCTCAGCCATGTGGCCGAGGCCTACCAGGCCCTCTACCGGGCCTTCGTTCCCCTGCAGGACACCACCCTGCATCTCTATGCCCTGAATCCCTGCGCCGAGTTCTGGGAGGACCTCAGGACCGGCCCAGCCCTCCCCCGCCGGGAGGAGCTGCGCCGCGGCGCCTGGGACCGCAGCTCAGAGGACTTCTACGGGCTTGCCTCCCAGGGACCCCGGGCCCTGCGGCTCTGGGGGCGCCCCGGACGGGAGCACATCCGCCTGCTCAACGAAATCAGCGACTGCGACTTCTGCCCGGGCTTCCGTGAACCCACGGGGGACACCCTCCTGGCGAGGATGCAGCGGGACCTCCTGAACTACCAGGAACCCGACTCCACCGATGCAGCCCCCGGTCCCAGGGGAGACAAGCGGGATCCCAGTCTCCGCCTCCTGGCCGCCCCGAGTCCCCGCCGGGAGGCGGAGATCGTGGCCACCGGGATCTGGCGCCTCCTGGAGGACCACCAGAACACCGCGAGCCCCCTGACCTTCTCCGACATCGCCGTGCTGGTGCCCCCGGACAGCCTGGAGCTCTACCAGGCCCACCTCCAGGCCGCCTTCACCGAGACCCACGGGATCCCCATGGTCCCCGCCGGGCGGGATGTGCCGGAGATGCAGGAACTGCTGGAGGCGGCCGAGCTGCTCCTGGAGCTGCCCACCACCGGTCTGACCCGGGCGGCCGTGCTGCGGGTGATCCAGCACCGGGCCATCCTGCGGGAGCGGGAGGGTGCCGATCCGGGGGCCTGGCCCCGCTGGTGTGAGGACTACGGCATCATCCGGGGCGCGGACCGCAGTGCCTGGGAGGGCACCTATGTGGACCACGACCTCCTGAACTGGGACCAGGGCCTCAAACGCATGAGCCTGGGCGCCTTCATGGGTGAGGGGACCGAGCTGGAGGTCGCGGGGGAGGGCTACCGGGTGATGGGTGCCCGGGAGGAGCCCTCCGCCGCCGCCTTCACCAGCCTGGTGCGGGGTCTCTGCACCCAGACCCGGGGACTCCTGGAGACCCGCAAGCCGCCCCGGGAGTGGATGGAGCACTTGGCCACCTACCTGGAGTCCTGGCTGGAGCAGGAGGAGGGCGAGGAGGCCGAAGGGGTCCTGCGGGCCCTGGAGCGCATCCGCCGATTCCTCCTTCGCCCCTTCGAGGGCTGCCCCCCGGAGCTGGCCCTCATCGGCTTCGCCGCCGCCCGGGAGCTTGCCCTGGAGGCCCTGGCGGGGCTCCGGGAGGAGCAGCCCGCCGGTCTGGCCCGGGGGGTGGTGGTCTCCACCTGCGAGGCCCTGCGGGCCGTCCCCTTCCGGGCAGTCTTCTGCATGGGGCTGGGCGAGGGGAGCTTCCCCACCCGAGACCAGCGCAGCCCCCTGGACCTGCGCCGCAAGGGCCGCAAGCCCGGGGATGTGAGCCGCACCGAGCGCCAGAAGTACACCTTCCTGGAGACCCTGCTCAGCACCCGGGAGCACCTCTTCCTGAGCTACGTCGCCATGGACGAACTGAGTGGCGAGCCCGCCCAGCCCTCGGGTCTTCTCCTGGAGTTCCGGGAGCTGCTGGGGGCCTACCTGGGCCCCGAGTGGGCCCCCGGCAAGGAGGGCGATCCGGTCCTGGAAAGCCACCCTCTGCGCCGCTTCGATCCTTGCTACTTCGCGGCGGAGGGCCCCTTCCGCTCCTACGCCCCCCTGGCCTGGGAGGAGGCCCGGGCCCGCGGACTGGGCGAAGCCGCCCGGGCCGCCCACCAGAAGCTCCCCCTGGCCGTGGGCGATCTGGAGGGACTCCTCCCCGGGGATCGCCACGCGCTGCGGGAGGCCCTGGCCCTGCCCGTCCTCCCCGCCGCCGCCCCGGCCCCGGAGCTGCTTCGACTGAGCCTGAGCGACCTGAGGAGCTTCCTGGAGTGCCCCCTCTCCGGAGCAGCCAGGGTGCGCTTGGGGATGCGAAAGGAGGAGACCGGGGACCGCAGCCTGGTGGAGGACGAACCCTTTGAGCAGAACAGCCTGGAGAGCAGCAGCCTGCGCCGGGAGGTGACCCTGGAGGCCCTGCGGAGCCGGGAGGAGGCCGGAGCCGTCTACGAGCGCACCCTGCGCCGCCTCCAGGAGAGCGGTCAGGCCCCCCTGGGCCTCTTCGCGGATGCCCAGCGCCAGGAGGACCTGGCCCTGATCCGGTCCTGGCTGGAGCACCTGAGGGAGGAGGGCGCCCCCGCGACTTGGCGACTGGGCACCAACCGGGGCCGCCAGGGCCAGGCCGATCACGCAGAACCGGCCCTGGGCCTGGAGCTCACCCTGGGGGACCGCCTCCAACGGGTGGAGCTGGTGGGGGATCTGCGGGTGCAGCTGGGGGGCTCCCTGTATCTGGAGAAAGGGGAGCCGCCCATCACCAAGTCCGGGGACCTCGCCAAGGGCGCCTCCGCTGACAAGCTCCGGAAGAAGGCCCTGGGAGCCTTCCTGGACCACTTGGTGCTCAGCTGCGTGGCAGAAGAGCATGGCGGACACCGAGCCCGCTTCGTCTTCACGGAGGTGAAATACGCCCAGCAGGAGTGCTGCTTCACCTTCCCCCCCCTGGGCCCGGAAGAGGCCCGCGCCCAGCTCGAGAGCTGGATCGTGGACCTGCTCAGCGGGCGCCACGACATCCTCATGCCCATCGAGGCGGTGATCCAGCATTGGAGCAGGCGGACCCTCAGCAGCGAGACCATCCTGGAATACGTCGAAGGAGAGCTGAAAAACGAGGAACGGAGCTTCTTCAGCACCCTCACCGGCCCGGTCCCCGACCCCCTGCGCTATCCGCCCCCCGGGGACCCGACCACTCTGGCCGGACGCCGCCTCGGAGCCTTCCTGGAGGTGGTCTGCCCCATCGCCCCCGAGGAGAACGCCTGA
- a CDS encoding LacI family DNA-binding transcriptional regulator: MKLTIGEIARQAGVSTGTVSRVINGRSTVARETRANVLAVMKRLGYEPDPAARELSMRSQYTLGIWVGTGAARLSPYFSQVWRALLREIQTRATKFIELPTDLSTFRRRFDAALLFNCDTLDARVGLLAERRIPCVLIGHHPGISGVTPDDVGGGRLAAERLLELGHRRLLHLTVMGTFQWAMDRAAGFDAVRRAAGLPTHTLAGEGTVLGGYRLMREALKTGELPSGIFCATDEMAVGALGALADFGIPVPARASVIGFDGLVELHPGLSTVAQDIPAIAHQAVSLALAGIEHHNVRQVIVPVSLIEGRTLGPAPE; this comes from the coding sequence CCATCGGGGAGATCGCCAGGCAGGCCGGTGTGTCGACGGGAACCGTCAGCCGGGTCATCAACGGGCGGAGCACCGTGGCCCGGGAGACCCGGGCGAACGTACTGGCCGTGATGAAGCGGCTGGGGTACGAACCGGACCCCGCGGCCCGGGAACTCTCCATGCGGAGCCAATACACCCTGGGCATCTGGGTGGGCACCGGCGCAGCCCGCCTCTCGCCCTACTTCAGCCAAGTCTGGCGGGCACTCCTCCGTGAGATCCAGACCCGGGCCACCAAGTTCATTGAGCTTCCCACGGATCTGTCCACTTTCCGCAGACGCTTCGATGCGGCGCTTCTGTTCAATTGCGACACCCTCGATGCCCGGGTGGGCCTGCTGGCGGAGCGGAGGATCCCCTGTGTGCTGATCGGGCACCATCCCGGCATCTCCGGAGTGACCCCCGACGATGTGGGAGGCGGGCGCCTCGCCGCAGAGCGTCTCCTGGAGTTGGGGCATCGCCGCCTGCTGCACCTCACGGTCATGGGAACGTTCCAGTGGGCCATGGACCGGGCCGCGGGCTTCGACGCCGTACGGCGAGCGGCCGGGCTGCCGACGCACACCCTGGCCGGGGAAGGCACGGTGCTGGGGGGCTACCGCCTGATGCGGGAGGCCCTGAAGACCGGGGAGCTTCCCAGCGGGATCTTCTGTGCGACGGACGAGATGGCCGTGGGGGCGCTGGGCGCCTTGGCCGACTTCGGGATTCCCGTGCCTGCGCGGGCCTCCGTCATCGGCTTCGATGGTCTGGTCGAGCTCCACCCCGGCCTCTCCACCGTAGCCCAGGACATCCCGGCCATCGCCCACCAGGCTGTGTCCCTCGCCCTGGCGGGCATCGAGCACCACAACGTCCGGCAGGTCATCGTTCCGGTATCCCTCATCGAAGGGAGGACCCTGGGCCCGGCGCCGGAGTGA
- the surE gene encoding 5'/3'-nucleotidase SurE, with protein sequence MSPRRPFILLTNDDGIDSPGLHAAAEALAPLGELWVAAPTHQQTAMGRSHTGRTGARLEPVELPVATPPARSWRLEASPASVVRHTLLTLCRERQPDLVVSGINYGENVGTTITASGTVGAAIEAAAYGIPALAISLQMDFAGIHQHGKADWEAAAHFTRYFAQRLLDGELPSGVDVLKVDVPDNASPRTPWRLTRLSRQPYVHVQMEPGAGLREGRLTVGVDEATLEPDSDIHALVKERLVAVTPLTLDATSRSGFGELQSLLEG encoded by the coding sequence ATGTCCCCACGCCGTCCCTTCATTCTCCTCACCAACGACGACGGCATCGACTCCCCGGGACTCCATGCCGCGGCGGAGGCCCTGGCACCCCTGGGCGAGCTCTGGGTGGCGGCCCCCACCCACCAGCAGACGGCCATGGGGCGCAGCCACACTGGACGCACCGGGGCCCGCCTGGAGCCCGTGGAGCTGCCCGTCGCCACCCCGCCCGCCCGTTCCTGGCGCCTGGAGGCCTCCCCCGCCAGCGTGGTGCGCCACACCCTCCTCACCCTCTGCCGGGAGCGCCAGCCCGACTTGGTGGTCTCGGGCATCAACTACGGCGAGAACGTGGGCACCACCATCACCGCCTCGGGCACCGTGGGTGCCGCCATCGAGGCCGCTGCCTACGGCATCCCTGCCCTGGCCATCTCCCTGCAGATGGACTTCGCCGGTATTCACCAGCACGGCAAGGCCGACTGGGAGGCCGCCGCCCACTTCACTCGGTACTTCGCCCAGCGGCTTCTGGACGGAGAGCTGCCCAGCGGGGTGGACGTGCTCAAGGTGGATGTGCCGGACAACGCCTCTCCGCGGACTCCCTGGCGCCTGACCCGCCTCTCGCGGCAGCCCTATGTGCATGTCCAGATGGAGCCCGGCGCCGGGCTCCGGGAGGGCCGCCTCACGGTGGGGGTGGACGAGGCGACCCTGGAGCCCGACTCGGATATCCACGCCCTGGTGAAGGAGCGGCTGGTGGCGGTGACCCCCCTGACCCTTGACGCCACCAGCCGCTCGGGCTTCGGCGAGCTGCAGAGCCTGCTGGAGGGCTGA
- a CDS encoding UvrD-helicase domain-containing protein, protein MLRYPIPPILERIGSSHCVIEASAGTGKTFTLEHLVVQLIIEGIPLEELLVVTFTKKATLELIGRVRAMLARVAAFEGPSCSEEKPHWKLSAAALEQIRTALTRFDQAHISTFHQICQQILKEASFESGRLLKQEIVSRDELFERAFTTLLRTRFATGQGDGLRVALARSEGLEGLKKLIKQAAGEGGDLDLPPLTDLRSILEAFPVDLAQRLLQQDPELCAPLTGARGGVPIAITRLLETICRKRESALAGDPTDFWLRDPLSASDFGKWLEKGEESPLQGDSARLFGAVAELFNLEALLVASFLSPLQEEIQRLKAEEGLYDFDDMIQLVARALEDEIHGTPLVQRLRERFKVAIIDEFQDTDAAQWGIFRRLFLDSEAGHRLIVVGDPKQAIYGFRGGDLPTYTEATRAIEGRTGRPPLQLRENWRSTGSLITAYNTLLDPSRAFFQGDNAAYYKEPVTCGRLDLALEDAAGNPLPAVRVVEIEAGKADQVRVEAARALARTLRNTLEGARFRNSRDAVGALRPEDVYVLVHTRSEGQLMAKILREEGLPAAIYREEGLFDGPEAKACRDILLAIASPRDESRVAKALLGPFFGLSFREAEAARELPEEHPIRSRLLAWRALAQQGRYGELFNRLAGESGLTRRLLFLEEGQRSLTNLLHILELLLHQALRGHLSAEDLAHQVQRWIDDQERPAVEEGETQRLERQQGAVQILTMHKSKGLQAPVVVLYGGTGETGKTSALHRYHDPQQRRCWVGSTKLAPKAVQAAIDEELKREDERLAYVALTRAEAQLLLPHYIPGGKPNDKGNFNREGHPKAGPYRPINHSLRTLLAPGEEAEPPQGFERFSPEPPIEPPDQSWSPSIPEFPLTLPDFSALAAQARPHGVFSYTGMQRALDQHRGPTPLRPDQESQQWGQSGGKKLGIQVHALLQEVDLESFAELDFQAWRALPSTQALAQKHLASKWQLEVLEWAYAALARPMALPGGGESVLSRAEDQLRELDFLTPYPQERDFLQGSIDLIFRSGGRTYVLDWKTNLLPDYGPEALEASVQDHYQLQLRIYTLTACRFLGIRDRTQYERDFGGVVYVYLRGLPQGGGVWSHRPAWEELADWERELGDCHRKLVGGGTHA, encoded by the coding sequence ATGCTCCGCTACCCGATCCCACCGATCCTCGAGCGCATCGGCAGCTCCCACTGTGTCATCGAGGCCAGCGCCGGCACCGGCAAGACCTTCACCCTGGAGCACCTGGTGGTCCAGCTGATCATCGAGGGCATCCCCCTGGAGGAGCTGCTGGTGGTCACCTTCACCAAGAAGGCCACCCTGGAGCTCATCGGCCGGGTCCGGGCCATGCTGGCCAGGGTGGCAGCCTTCGAAGGCCCCTCCTGCAGCGAGGAGAAGCCCCACTGGAAGCTCAGCGCGGCAGCCCTGGAGCAGATCCGCACAGCCCTGACCCGCTTCGACCAGGCCCACATCTCCACCTTCCACCAGATCTGCCAGCAGATCCTCAAGGAGGCCAGCTTCGAGAGCGGGCGCCTCCTGAAGCAGGAGATCGTCTCCCGGGACGAGCTCTTCGAGCGGGCCTTCACCACCCTTCTGCGAACCCGCTTCGCCACCGGGCAGGGCGATGGGCTCCGGGTGGCCCTGGCCCGGAGTGAAGGCCTGGAAGGGCTGAAGAAGCTTATCAAGCAGGCCGCCGGTGAGGGGGGGGACCTGGATCTGCCGCCGCTCACGGACCTGCGCAGCATCCTGGAGGCCTTCCCGGTGGACCTGGCCCAGCGGCTCCTCCAGCAGGACCCGGAACTCTGCGCCCCTCTGACTGGGGCCAGGGGAGGCGTGCCCATAGCCATCACCAGGCTGCTGGAGACCATCTGCCGGAAGCGGGAGTCCGCACTGGCGGGGGACCCGACAGACTTCTGGCTGCGGGATCCCCTCTCTGCGAGCGACTTCGGGAAATGGCTGGAAAAGGGTGAGGAGTCCCCCCTCCAGGGCGACAGCGCCCGCCTCTTCGGTGCGGTCGCGGAGCTCTTCAACCTCGAGGCCCTCCTGGTCGCCTCCTTCCTGAGCCCCCTCCAGGAAGAGATCCAGCGCCTCAAGGCCGAGGAGGGGCTCTACGACTTCGATGACATGATCCAACTCGTGGCGCGGGCTCTCGAGGACGAGATCCATGGGACCCCTCTCGTTCAGCGCCTCCGGGAGCGCTTCAAGGTGGCCATCATCGATGAGTTCCAGGACACCGATGCGGCCCAATGGGGGATCTTCCGGAGGCTCTTCCTCGACTCTGAGGCGGGGCACCGCCTCATCGTGGTGGGCGACCCCAAGCAGGCCATCTACGGTTTCCGGGGGGGCGACCTCCCCACCTACACCGAGGCGACCCGGGCCATCGAGGGCCGCACGGGCCGCCCGCCCCTCCAGCTCCGGGAGAACTGGCGCTCCACGGGGAGCCTCATCACGGCCTACAACACCCTCCTGGACCCCTCCCGGGCCTTCTTCCAGGGGGACAACGCGGCCTACTACAAGGAGCCCGTCACCTGCGGCAGGCTGGATCTCGCCCTGGAGGACGCCGCCGGCAACCCCCTCCCGGCCGTCCGTGTGGTGGAGATCGAGGCGGGCAAGGCCGACCAGGTCCGGGTGGAGGCCGCCCGGGCCCTGGCCCGGACCCTCCGGAACACGCTGGAGGGAGCCCGTTTCCGCAACTCCAGAGATGCAGTGGGGGCCCTGAGGCCCGAGGATGTCTACGTCCTGGTCCACACGCGTAGCGAAGGGCAGCTGATGGCGAAGATCCTGCGGGAGGAGGGGCTCCCGGCAGCCATCTACCGGGAGGAGGGCCTCTTCGATGGCCCCGAGGCCAAGGCCTGCCGGGACATCCTGCTGGCCATCGCCTCACCCAGGGATGAAAGCCGGGTGGCCAAAGCCCTCCTGGGACCCTTCTTCGGACTCTCCTTCCGGGAGGCCGAAGCGGCCCGGGAGCTGCCGGAAGAGCACCCCATCCGGAGCCGCCTCCTGGCCTGGAGGGCCCTGGCTCAGCAGGGGCGCTACGGCGAGCTCTTCAACCGCCTGGCGGGGGAGAGCGGTCTGACCCGGCGCCTCCTCTTCCTGGAGGAGGGTCAGCGAAGCCTCACCAACCTCCTCCACATCCTGGAGCTGCTCCTGCACCAGGCCCTCCGGGGCCACCTCAGTGCCGAGGATCTGGCCCACCAGGTCCAGCGGTGGATCGATGACCAGGAGCGCCCGGCGGTGGAGGAGGGCGAGACTCAGCGCCTGGAGCGCCAGCAGGGGGCGGTGCAGATCCTGACCATGCACAAGTCCAAGGGGCTCCAGGCCCCCGTGGTGGTTCTGTACGGCGGCACCGGCGAGACCGGAAAGACGAGCGCCCTGCACCGCTACCACGACCCACAGCAGCGCCGCTGCTGGGTGGGGTCCACCAAACTGGCCCCCAAGGCCGTGCAGGCGGCCATCGACGAAGAGTTGAAGCGGGAGGACGAGCGCCTGGCCTATGTGGCCCTCACCCGGGCCGAGGCCCAGCTCCTCCTGCCCCACTACATCCCCGGGGGGAAGCCCAACGACAAGGGCAACTTCAACAGGGAAGGCCACCCCAAGGCCGGCCCCTACCGTCCCATCAATCACAGCCTGCGAACCCTCCTGGCCCCTGGGGAGGAGGCGGAGCCTCCCCAGGGTTTCGAGCGCTTCAGCCCGGAGCCGCCCATCGAGCCCCCCGACCAGAGCTGGTCCCCCAGCATTCCGGAGTTCCCCCTGACCCTCCCGGACTTCTCCGCCCTGGCGGCGCAGGCCCGACCTCACGGGGTCTTCAGCTACACCGGGATGCAGCGGGCACTGGATCAGCACCGTGGGCCCACTCCCCTGCGCCCGGACCAGGAGTCCCAGCAGTGGGGCCAGAGCGGCGGGAAGAAGCTGGGCATCCAGGTCCACGCCCTGCTCCAGGAAGTTGACCTCGAGAGCTTCGCCGAGCTGGACTTCCAAGCGTGGCGGGCCCTGCCCTCCACCCAGGCCCTGGCGCAGAAGCACCTGGCTTCCAAATGGCAGCTGGAGGTCCTGGAGTGGGCCTACGCGGCCTTGGCACGGCCCATGGCCCTGCCCGGCGGCGGGGAGAGCGTCCTCTCACGGGCTGAGGATCAGCTCCGGGAGCTGGACTTCCTCACGCCCTATCCCCAGGAGCGGGACTTCCTCCAGGGCTCCATCGACCTGATCTTCCGCAGTGGGGGACGCACCTACGTCCTGGACTGGAAGACCAACCTCCTGCCGGACTACGGCCCGGAGGCCCTTGAGGCCTCGGTGCAGGACCACTACCAGCTCCAGCTCCGGATCTACACTCTGACCGCCTGCCGCTTCCTGGGCATCCGGGACCGCACACAGTACGAGCGGGACTTCGGCGGCGTGGTCTACGTCTACCTGCGGGGCCTGCCTCAGGGGGGCGGAGTGTGGAGCCATCGCCCCGCCTGGGAGGAGTTGGCGGACTGGGAGCGGGAGCTGGGCGACTGTCACCGGAAGCTTGTGGGAGGCGGAACCCATGCATGA